The following are encoded in a window of Pseudomonas sp. JQ170C genomic DNA:
- a CDS encoding NAD(P)-dependent oxidoreductase: MSTARPSLGFAGIGLMGLPMCRRLLAAGYPLTVWNRSPDKCAELVKAGARQVATPAELCQGTDVVLLCLADTAVVRDVVFGAEGVAKGGQAGQLLVDFSSLEPTATREMAAELAALSGMSWLDAPVSGGTPGAEAGSLAIMVGGNAADLEKVRPVLLTLGQRVTHMGPVGAGQVTKACNQMIVACNALVIAEVVALAEQSGVDASLIAEALAGGFADSKPLQILAPQMAQSRFEPVKWHVRTLLKDLDTAVKFSREQGSATPLSGLAAQMMRLHGSQGYLQKDPATLIDLYRRKD; the protein is encoded by the coding sequence ATGAGCACTGCACGTCCTTCACTGGGGTTTGCCGGAATCGGCCTGATGGGTTTGCCGATGTGTCGGCGTTTGTTGGCAGCGGGGTATCCGCTGACGGTATGGAACCGCTCGCCAGACAAGTGTGCCGAGCTGGTCAAGGCGGGTGCCCGCCAGGTCGCGACGCCGGCCGAGTTGTGTCAGGGCACTGACGTGGTGTTGCTGTGCCTGGCCGATACCGCGGTGGTGCGCGATGTCGTATTTGGCGCCGAAGGCGTGGCCAAGGGTGGCCAGGCCGGGCAGTTGCTGGTGGACTTTTCCAGCCTGGAACCGACGGCGACCCGGGAAATGGCAGCCGAGCTTGCGGCGCTCAGTGGCATGAGCTGGCTGGATGCGCCCGTGTCCGGTGGCACGCCGGGGGCCGAGGCGGGCAGCCTGGCAATTATGGTCGGGGGCAATGCGGCAGACCTTGAAAAGGTACGCCCGGTATTGCTGACTCTGGGCCAGCGGGTCACCCACATGGGGCCGGTAGGGGCAGGGCAGGTGACCAAGGCCTGCAATCAGATGATCGTTGCGTGCAACGCTCTGGTCATTGCCGAAGTGGTGGCGTTGGCCGAACAGTCCGGTGTCGACGCGAGCCTGATCGCCGAGGCCCTGGCCGGAGGCTTCGCCGACTCCAAGCCGTTGCAGATTCTGGCACCGCAAATGGCCCAGAGCCGCTTCGAACCGGTCAAATGGCACGTGCGCACGTTGCTCAAGGACCTGGATACAGCGGTGAAGTTCTCTCGTGAGCAGGGCTCGGCAACGCCCCTCAGTGGCTTGGCCGCGCAGATGATGCGCTTGCACGGTAGTCAGGGTTATCTGCAAAAAGATCCGGCGACATTGATTGATCTGTACCGACGTAAGGATTGA
- a CDS encoding spinster family MFS transporter, with amino-acid sequence MQRSTQADNAWRILFLLFLANLFNFFDRTIPAIIIEPIRLEWHLSDFQIGLIGTAFTLVYAIAGLPLGRMADNGSRSKLMGWGLAVWSALTAVNGMAGSFWSFLLVRMGVGIGEASYAPAANSLIGDLFPAERRARAMGLFMLGLPLGLLLAFFSIGAMVQAFDSWRAPFFIAAVPGLLLAVFMFMIREPARGAAEVVTISQAPVDRPLRRVLSVPTFCWLVLAGLTFNFATYACNSFMVPMLQRYFLLSLQQAAVATGVIVGLTGLVGLTLGGWVADKIHQRFPTGRLLFGAFSMLVSTVATAWALHAGRVEIGVFVAVFGVGWLFAYNFYTCVYTAIQDVVQPRLRATAMALFFAGLYLLGGGLGPVVVGALSDHFAQAAMLAAGQVQMSEAFKAEGLHDAMYLIPVALMLTLVFLLVASRSFGRDAQRMREGMVLGSEEEGGKLVEA; translated from the coding sequence ATGCAGCGCTCCACTCAAGCCGACAATGCCTGGCGCATCCTGTTCCTGTTGTTTCTGGCCAACCTGTTCAATTTCTTCGATCGCACCATCCCCGCCATCATCATCGAGCCGATCCGCCTGGAGTGGCACCTGAGCGATTTCCAGATCGGCCTGATCGGCACCGCGTTTACCCTGGTGTATGCCATTGCCGGTTTGCCGCTGGGGCGCATGGCCGATAACGGTTCGCGCAGCAAACTCATGGGCTGGGGCCTGGCGGTCTGGAGCGCACTGACTGCGGTCAATGGCATGGCCGGCAGCTTCTGGAGCTTTTTGCTGGTGCGCATGGGCGTGGGGATTGGTGAAGCCAGCTATGCCCCTGCGGCCAACTCGCTGATCGGTGACCTGTTTCCCGCCGAGCGCCGGGCACGGGCAATGGGGCTGTTCATGCTTGGCCTGCCGCTGGGGCTGTTGCTGGCGTTCTTCAGCATTGGCGCGATGGTCCAGGCGTTCGACAGCTGGCGTGCGCCGTTCTTTATCGCCGCGGTGCCCGGGCTGCTGCTGGCGGTGTTCATGTTCATGATTCGCGAGCCGGCCCGGGGCGCTGCCGAAGTGGTGACTATCTCGCAGGCGCCGGTCGATCGGCCGTTGCGTCGGGTGCTGAGTGTGCCGACGTTTTGCTGGCTGGTACTGGCGGGGCTGACCTTCAACTTCGCCACCTACGCCTGCAACTCATTCATGGTGCCGATGCTGCAGCGCTACTTTTTGCTGTCATTGCAGCAGGCGGCCGTGGCCACCGGGGTGATCGTCGGCCTGACGGGGTTGGTGGGGTTGACCCTGGGCGGCTGGGTCGCCGACAAGATTCATCAACGCTTTCCCACCGGCCGGCTGTTGTTTGGTGCATTCAGCATGCTGGTGTCGACCGTGGCCACGGCGTGGGCCCTACATGCCGGGCGTGTCGAGATCGGCGTGTTTGTCGCAGTGTTTGGTGTGGGGTGGTTGTTTGCCTACAACTTCTACACCTGCGTGTACACGGCTATCCAGGATGTGGTTCAGCCACGCCTGCGCGCCACGGCCATGGCCCTGTTCTTTGCCGGGCTGTATTTGCTGGGGGGCGGGTTGGGGCCGGTGGTGGTGGGGGCGTTGTCGGATCACTTCGCCCAGGCGGCAATGCTGGCGGCTGGGCAGGTGCAGATGAGCGAGGCGTTCAAGGCTGAAGGCCTGCACGATGCGATGTATCTGATACCGGTGGCACTGATGCTGACGCTGGTGTTTTTGCTGGTGGCGTCGCGGAGTTTCGGGCGTGATGCGCAGCGGATGCGTGAAGGGATGGTGCTGGGGAGTGAGGAGGAGGGCGGCAAGCTGGTAGAGGCCTGA
- a CDS encoding aspartate-semialdehyde dehydrogenase yields the protein MLPPLIPLSAAPVTSQLDPVKPTPDIKPVVPAQPSSSDGAIDLKHRDPHQAALLLREEQQRKQRRGQPDGEQADYQPVPGDEVNADNTVPVAPLIDDEPRQGLLVDIKV from the coding sequence ATGCTGCCGCCCCTCATTCCGCTCAGTGCTGCCCCCGTGACGTCACAACTGGACCCGGTCAAGCCGACCCCGGACATCAAGCCGGTGGTGCCTGCCCAGCCGAGTTCCAGTGACGGCGCCATCGACCTCAAGCACCGCGATCCGCACCAGGCGGCGTTGCTGCTGCGTGAGGAGCAACAGCGCAAACAGCGCCGGGGCCAGCCTGACGGGGAGCAAGCGGACTATCAGCCAGTGCCGGGCGATGAGGTCAATGCCGACAACACGGTGCCAGTCGCGCCATTGATCGACGATGAGCCTCGCCAGGGCCTGCTGGTAGACATCAAAGTCTGA
- the ccoM gene encoding cytochrome c oxidase subunit CcoM: MFFDNVVIAGVITVGLMLLFFVGFGIFIWKDSTKRKQR, encoded by the coding sequence ATGTTCTTCGATAATGTGGTTATCGCTGGAGTAATTACGGTCGGCCTGATGTTGCTGTTCTTCGTTGGATTCGGAATTTTCATCTGGAAGGACTCGACCAAGCGCAAGCAGCGCTGA
- the rapA gene encoding RNA polymerase-associated protein RapA encodes MAQQYQPGQRWISDSEAELGLGTVLAQDGRLLTVLYPATGDTRQYSLRNAPLTRVRFSPGDQITHFEGWKLTVREVDDVDGLLVYHGLDAENQARTLPETQLSNFIQFRLASDRLFAGQIDPLPWFSLRYNTLEHTSRQLQSSLWGLGGTRAQPIAHQLHIAREVADRIAPRVLLADEVGLGKTIEAGLVIHRQLLTGRASRVLILVPENLQHQWLVEMRRRFNLQVALFDAERFIESDASNPFEDAQLALVALEWLTEDEKAQDALFAAGWDLLVVDEAHHLVWHEDQVSPEYGLVEQLAQVIPGVLLLTATPEQLGQDSHFARLRLLDPNRFHDLAAFRAESEHYRPVAEAVQELLDEGRLSDKAHATIQGFLGAEGEALLAAVSDGDSQASARLIRELLDRHGTGRVLFRNTRAAVQGFPERNLHPYPLPNPDQYMELPLGEHAELYPEVAFQAQGEMDDDERWWRFDPRVDWLIDTLKMLKRVKVLVICAHAETAMDLEDALRVRSGIPATVFHEGMSILERDRAAAYFADEEFGAQVLICSEIGSEGRNFQFSHHLVLFDLPAHPDLLEQRIGRLDRIGQKHIIELHVPYLQNSPQERLFQWYDQALNAFLATCPTGNALQHQFGPRLLPLLESGDDGEWQALVDEARAERERLEAELHSGRDRLLELNSGGAGEGQALVEAILEQDDQFALPIYMETLFDAFGIDSEDHSENALILKPSEKMLDASFPLGDDEGVTITYDRNQALSREDMQFITWEHPMVQGGMDLVLSGSMGNTAVALIKNKALKPGTVLLELLYVSEVVAPRALQLGRYLPPAALRCLLDTNGNDLASRVSFETLNDQLESVPKASANKFIQAQRDVLTPRINSGEAKIMPRHAERVAEAQRRLAAETDEELARLTALQAVNPSVRDTEIDALRKQREQGLAMLEKAALRLEAIRVLVAG; translated from the coding sequence ATGGCGCAGCAGTATCAACCGGGGCAACGCTGGATCAGCGACAGCGAAGCCGAGCTAGGTCTGGGGACCGTTCTGGCACAGGACGGCCGCTTGTTGACCGTGCTCTACCCGGCCACTGGCGACACCCGCCAGTACTCCCTGCGCAATGCGCCCCTGACCCGGGTGCGCTTCTCGCCTGGCGACCAGATCACTCATTTCGAAGGCTGGAAGCTGACCGTCCGCGAAGTCGATGATGTCGACGGCCTGCTGGTCTATCACGGCCTCGATGCCGAGAACCAGGCCCGTACCCTGCCGGAAACCCAGCTGTCGAACTTCATTCAGTTCCGCCTGGCCAGCGACCGTCTGTTCGCCGGACAGATCGACCCGCTGCCGTGGTTCTCGCTGCGCTACAACACCCTGGAACATACCAGTCGCCAGCTGCAATCTTCGTTGTGGGGCCTGGGCGGCACACGCGCCCAGCCTATCGCCCACCAACTGCACATTGCCCGCGAAGTCGCTGACCGGATCGCCCCGCGCGTATTGCTGGCCGACGAAGTAGGCCTGGGCAAAACCATCGAAGCGGGCCTGGTGATTCACCGCCAACTGCTGACCGGCCGCGCCAGCCGTGTACTGATCCTGGTACCCGAGAACCTGCAACACCAGTGGCTGGTCGAGATGCGCCGCCGTTTCAACTTGCAGGTGGCCCTGTTCGATGCCGAGCGCTTTATCGAAAGCGACGCCAGCAACCCCTTCGAGGATGCCCAGTTGGCGCTGGTTGCCCTGGAGTGGCTGACCGAAGACGAAAAGGCCCAGGACGCACTGTTCGCAGCGGGCTGGGATTTGCTGGTGGTGGACGAAGCGCACCACCTGGTCTGGCATGAAGACCAGGTCAGCCCCGAGTACGGCCTGGTCGAGCAACTGGCCCAGGTCATCCCTGGCGTGCTGCTGCTCACCGCCACGCCCGAGCAACTGGGCCAGGACAGCCACTTCGCCCGTCTGCGCCTGCTCGATCCGAACCGTTTCCACGACCTGGCCGCCTTCCGCGCCGAGAGCGAACACTATCGCCCGGTCGCCGAGGCCGTTCAGGAGCTGCTCGATGAAGGTCGCCTGTCGGACAAGGCGCACGCCACCATCCAGGGCTTTCTGGGTGCCGAAGGCGAGGCCCTGCTGGCAGCGGTCAGCGATGGCGACAGCCAGGCCAGCGCTCGCCTGATTCGCGAACTGCTCGATCGCCATGGCACTGGCCGCGTGCTGTTCCGTAACACCCGCGCCGCAGTCCAGGGCTTCCCGGAGCGCAACCTGCACCCGTATCCGCTGCCGAACCCTGACCAATACATGGAGCTTCCGCTGGGCGAACACGCCGAGCTGTACCCGGAAGTAGCCTTCCAGGCCCAGGGCGAGATGGACGATGACGAGCGCTGGTGGCGCTTCGACCCGCGCGTCGACTGGCTGATCGATACCCTGAAGATGCTCAAGCGGGTCAAGGTCCTGGTGATCTGCGCCCATGCCGAAACCGCCATGGACCTGGAAGACGCCTTGCGCGTGCGCTCCGGCATCCCCGCGACGGTGTTCCATGAAGGCATGAGCATCCTGGAACGTGACCGCGCTGCCGCCTACTTCGCAGACGAAGAGTTTGGCGCCCAGGTGCTGATCTGCTCGGAAATCGGCAGCGAAGGCCGCAACTTCCAGTTCTCCCATCACCTGGTGCTGTTCGACCTGCCGGCCCACCCGGACTTGCTCGAACAGCGTATCGGCCGCTTGGACCGGATTGGCCAGAAGCACATCATCGAACTGCATGTGCCGTACTTGCAGAACAGCCCGCAAGAGCGCCTGTTCCAGTGGTACGACCAGGCACTCAATGCCTTCCTGGCCACCTGCCCGACCGGCAACGCCCTGCAACATCAGTTCGGCCCGCGCCTGCTGCCGCTGCTTGAAAGCGGTGACGACGGCGAGTGGCAAGCCCTGGTCGATGAAGCCCGCGCCGAGCGCGAGCGCCTGGAAGCCGAACTGCACAGCGGTCGCGACCGCCTGCTGGAGCTCAACTCCGGCGGTGCCGGTGAAGGCCAGGCGCTGGTCGAGGCGATCCTCGAACAAGACGATCAGTTTGCCCTGCCGATCTACATGGAGACCCTGTTCGACGCTTTTGGCATCGACAGCGAAGACCACTCGGAAAACGCCCTGATTCTCAAGCCGAGTGAAAAAATGCTCGACGCCAGCTTCCCGCTGGGTGACGACGAAGGCGTAACCATCACCTACGACCGCAACCAGGCGCTGTCTCGCGAAGACATGCAGTTCATCACCTGGGAGCACCCGATGGTGCAAGGTGGCATGGACCTGGTGCTGTCCGGCTCGATGGGCAACACCGCCGTGGCACTGATCAAGAACAAGGCGCTCAAGCCGGGCACCGTGCTGCTTGAACTGCTGTACGTCAGCGAAGTGGTGGCACCGCGCGCCCTGCAACTGGGCCGCTACCTGCCACCGGCCGCGCTGCGCTGCCTGCTCGACACCAATGGCAACGACCTGGCTTCGCGGGTGTCGTTCGAGACGCTCAACGACCAGCTCGAAAGCGTGCCCAAGGCCAGCGCCAACAAGTTCATCCAGGCTCAGCGCGATGTGCTGACGCCACGGATCAACAGCGGTGAAGCCAAGATCATGCCGCGCCACGCCGAGCGGGTCGCCGAGGCCCAACGCCGGCTGGCTGCCGAAACCGACGAAGAGCTGGCGCGCCTGACCGCCTTGCAAGCGGTGAACCCAAGCGTGCGCGACACCGAAATCGACGCCCTGCGCAAGCAGCGCGAACAAGGCCTGGCAATGCTGGAAAAAGCAGCGCTGCGCCTGGAAGCAATTCGGGTGCTGGTCGCGGGTTAA
- a CDS encoding putative bifunctional diguanylate cyclase/phosphodiesterase, producing MEWLGLQMLAELPVSSQILLECRYNPYLVALAFLVAGAGSFATLSMAERLNHTEQPAAQRQWRLLGACCLAGGVWALHFISMLAFQASIEVHYDYALTGLSLMIMLLAGWLAMNTLGHRQLRLRHFLQAAVCIGLGICAMHYIGMAAMRSNAQQFYQPDMFIASIAVAIATSLLALVLARYFRYGSGMLHQLLKYGASLLMAAGIFATHFTGMSAMTLVIPPDASVTLAAGDNSLQLSLTIAFITLLISASSISAALSDQKLQSKEHDLRRVNLLLSQLDQARVSLQQAAHYDALTNLINRRGFNQVFAERLVEQTSNEGMLAVMFLDIDHFKRINDSLGHDAGDELLKVIAGYIKAATRSQDVVARFGGDEFCILTALHNRDEARHLAQRIMQKMKEPIILAGRRMVMTTSIGISVFPDDGRTCEELLKNADLALYQSKGCGRNNLNFFNNTLKARATLELQLEEELRIALLEEHGLRIHYQPIFDLHTGQVAKLEALVRWQHPQHGLLSPERFIGIAEANGLITELDLWVMRHACEDLAHLSRHGYSGLKVTVNCSALTLGREELAREVENALQQAGLAPRQLELEVTENALMGNIHSTSAMLKDIRALGVSLSIDDFGTGYSSLAYLKRLPLDTLKIDRSFIQDVPRSRQDMEIVQAIIVMAHTLHLQVVTEGVETLEQYQFLAQQGCDFVQGYLLSRPVPLGDLRAIIGKLEQREPVRTSFNPYVGTDQSMSPDLFADNPDYRASASSARPSH from the coding sequence ATGGAGTGGCTGGGGCTACAGATGCTCGCCGAGTTACCGGTAAGCAGTCAGATCCTTCTTGAGTGCAGGTACAACCCCTATCTGGTGGCGCTTGCCTTCCTGGTGGCCGGTGCCGGCAGCTTCGCCACCCTGAGCATGGCTGAACGCCTGAACCATACAGAGCAACCCGCGGCCCAGCGACAATGGCGACTGCTCGGTGCCTGCTGCCTGGCCGGTGGTGTATGGGCCCTGCATTTCATCAGCATGCTGGCGTTCCAGGCCTCGATCGAGGTGCACTACGACTATGCCCTCACCGGGCTGTCGCTGATGATCATGTTGCTGGCCGGCTGGCTGGCCATGAACACGCTGGGGCATCGGCAACTACGACTGCGTCATTTCCTGCAGGCAGCCGTGTGTATCGGCCTGGGTATTTGCGCCATGCATTACATCGGCATGGCGGCAATGCGCTCCAACGCCCAGCAGTTCTATCAACCGGACATGTTCATCGCCTCCATTGCCGTGGCCATCGCCACCAGCCTGCTAGCCCTGGTGCTGGCGCGTTACTTTCGCTACGGCAGTGGCATGCTCCACCAACTGCTCAAGTACGGCGCCAGCCTGTTGATGGCCGCTGGCATTTTCGCCACGCACTTCACCGGCATGTCAGCCATGACCCTGGTCATTCCCCCTGACGCCAGCGTTACCCTGGCGGCCGGCGACAACAGCCTGCAACTGAGCCTGACCATTGCCTTCATCACCTTGCTGATCAGTGCCAGCAGCATCAGTGCGGCGCTATCGGACCAGAAGCTGCAGAGCAAGGAACATGACCTGCGCCGGGTCAATCTGTTGCTCAGCCAGCTAGACCAGGCCAGGGTGTCGTTGCAGCAAGCGGCCCATTACGATGCCCTGACCAACCTGATCAACCGTCGCGGTTTCAACCAGGTATTTGCCGAGCGGCTGGTCGAACAAACCAGCAACGAAGGCATGCTGGCAGTCATGTTCCTCGACATCGACCACTTCAAGCGCATCAACGACAGCCTGGGTCACGACGCTGGCGATGAGCTGCTCAAGGTCATTGCCGGCTATATCAAGGCGGCGACCCGGAGCCAGGATGTGGTGGCGCGCTTTGGCGGCGACGAGTTCTGCATTCTCACCGCGCTTCACAACCGTGACGAAGCCCGCCACCTGGCCCAGCGCATCATGCAAAAAATGAAGGAGCCGATCATCCTGGCCGGACGGCGCATGGTCATGACGACCAGTATCGGTATCAGCGTGTTCCCCGACGACGGTCGTACATGCGAAGAACTGCTCAAGAATGCGGACCTGGCGCTGTATCAATCCAAAGGCTGTGGGCGCAACAACCTGAATTTCTTCAACAACACCCTCAAGGCCCGGGCCACCCTCGAACTGCAACTGGAGGAAGAGCTGCGCATTGCGCTGCTCGAAGAGCATGGGCTGCGCATCCACTACCAACCGATTTTCGACCTGCACACCGGGCAGGTGGCCAAACTCGAGGCGTTGGTGCGCTGGCAGCATCCGCAACATGGCTTGCTCAGCCCGGAGCGTTTCATTGGCATTGCCGAAGCCAACGGCCTGATAACCGAGCTCGACCTCTGGGTCATGCGCCATGCCTGCGAAGATCTGGCGCACTTGAGCCGCCATGGCTACAGCGGATTGAAGGTCACCGTCAATTGTTCGGCCCTGACCCTGGGGCGCGAAGAGCTGGCCAGGGAAGTCGAGAATGCCTTGCAACAGGCCGGCCTTGCGCCCCGGCAACTGGAGCTGGAAGTCACCGAGAACGCTTTGATGGGCAACATCCACAGCACCAGTGCAATGCTCAAGGATATCCGCGCCCTGGGAGTGTCCCTGTCGATCGACGACTTCGGCACCGGCTACTCGTCATTGGCCTACCTCAAGCGCCTGCCCCTGGACACCCTGAAGATCGACCGCTCGTTCATCCAGGATGTACCTCGCAGCCGGCAGGACATGGAGATCGTCCAGGCAATCATTGTCATGGCCCACACGCTGCACCTGCAGGTGGTCACCGAAGGTGTGGAAACCCTGGAGCAATACCAGTTTCTCGCCCAGCAGGGCTGCGACTTTGTCCAGGGCTACCTGCTAAGCCGCCCGGTGCCCCTGGGGGACCTGCGCGCCATCATCGGCAAGCTGGAGCAGCGCGAGCCCGTGCGGACCAGCTTCAATCCTTACGTCGGTACAGATCAATCAATGTCGCCGGATCTTTTTGCAGATAACCCTGACTACCGTGCAAGCGCATCATCTGCGCGGCCAAGCCACTGA